The Thermodesulfobacteriota bacterium genome includes a region encoding these proteins:
- a CDS encoding diguanylate cyclase — protein MATAEPERTSILIVDDDPLIRELLGTFVSSFGFNFAVAGDGVEAVQKMAEEEYGIVITDIMMPNMDGMELLKRIREGHPHTDVIVVTAYGGTFNYTDVIKAGASDFISKPFNVDELEAKLNRVLREQRLLRELKRLSIRDGLTDLYNRRYFDVKLWEEAHRAHRQQYDLFLVLVDVDRFKGYNDTFGHLAGDKVLRIIGEVFLQSTRENVDWSFRYGGDEFAAIITQANIQQLRVICSRLLTNYNRHQLLPTHLSVGVAHFDRRREHSWAEDMSDLINRADRALYLAKSQGGNRLVVDGEGEEGSQAEALVG, from the coding sequence GTGGCAACAGCCGAGCCTGAGCGGACCAGCATCCTGATCGTCGACGACGACCCCCTCATCCGCGAGCTTCTGGGCACCTTCGTTTCCTCCTTCGGCTTCAATTTCGCCGTGGCCGGAGACGGCGTCGAGGCGGTGCAGAAGATGGCCGAAGAGGAATACGGTATCGTCATCACGGACATCATGATGCCGAACATGGATGGCATGGAGCTTCTGAAGCGCATCCGCGAGGGCCATCCCCATACCGACGTCATTGTCGTCACCGCCTATGGCGGCACCTTCAATTACACGGACGTCATCAAGGCCGGGGCCTCCGATTTCATCTCCAAGCCGTTCAACGTCGACGAGCTGGAGGCCAAGCTCAACCGGGTGCTCCGGGAGCAGCGTCTGCTCCGGGAGCTCAAAAGGCTGTCCATCCGGGACGGGCTTACCGACCTCTACAACCGCCGCTATTTCGACGTCAAGCTCTGGGAGGAGGCCCACCGGGCGCACCGCCAGCAGTACGATCTCTTTCTCGTGCTGGTGGACGTGGACCGGTTCAAAGGCTACAACGACACCTTTGGCCACCTGGCCGGGGACAAAGTGCTCCGGATCATCGGCGAGGTTTTCCTGCAGTCCACCCGGGAGAACGTCGACTGGTCCTTCCGCTACGGCGGGGACGAATTTGCGGCGATCATCACCCAGGCCAACATCCAGCAGCTGCGGGTGATCTGCAGCCGGCTCCTCACCAACTACAACCGCCATCAGCTCCTGCCCACCCACCTCAGCGTCGGGGTGGCCCATTTCGACCGGCGGCGGGAGCATTCCTGGGCCGAAGACATGAGCGATCTCATCAACCGGGCCGACCGTGCCCTCTATCTGGCCAAGAGCCAGGGGGGCAACCGGCTGGTGGTGGATGGCGAGGGCGAGGAGGGCAGTCAAGCGGAGGCCCTGGTGGGCTGA
- a CDS encoding NUDIX hydrolase: MDCPCCGCQLPLRHPVPTVDIIIQMAGGIVLVERRHSPLGWALPGGFVDYGESLEAAAVREAREETGLAIRLLGQLATYSDPARDARLHTISTVFLATAEGTPKGADDARQAVIFPPDRTPPLVFDHGRIVSDYLQHMSQRRGNSRA; this comes from the coding sequence ATGGACTGTCCTTGCTGTGGCTGCCAGCTGCCGTTGCGGCATCCGGTGCCTACGGTGGACATCATCATCCAGATGGCCGGCGGCATTGTCCTGGTGGAGCGGCGGCATTCGCCCCTGGGATGGGCCCTGCCGGGCGGGTTTGTGGACTACGGCGAATCCCTGGAAGCGGCCGCGGTCCGGGAGGCCCGGGAGGAGACCGGCCTCGCGATCCGGCTTCTGGGACAGCTGGCCACCTACTCGGATCCGGCCCGGGATGCCAGGCTGCACACCATCTCCACCGTTTTTCTGGCCACAGCCGAAGGCACGCCGAAGGGCGCCGACGATGCCCGGCAGGCCGTAATCTTCCCCCCGGACAGGACGCCGCCCCTGGTCTTCGACCACGGACGGATCGTGAGCGACTACCTCCAGCATATGAGCCAACGTCGTGGCAACAGCCGAGCCTGA
- a CDS encoding nitronate monooxygenase: protein MRLPPLTIGQYTAPVPLIQGGMSIRVSTSELAAPVAECGGIGTIGGSSIPVEDLKADIRKAKSQTKGVIAVNIMFAMKNFVNLVAASIEAGADMIVTGAGFSRDIFKVGRETNTPIVSIVSSPAFAQLAERMGAAAIVVEAKEAGGHLGTDVALRELFPEIRRVVTKVPLIAAGGITNGAEMAELMDKYGADGVQVATRFILTKECAVSDVFKQTLLAARREDVVVIRSPVGMPGRALATPFVQRLSRNEDVATKDCRYVCLKHCDHRYCISDRLIRARDGDYQEGLFFTGENVYKMKEILTVRQVFDEFISEAESLYKEPCAPWAPQDTGHCPAA, encoded by the coding sequence ATGCGTTTGCCGCCGCTCACCATCGGCCAATATACAGCACCGGTGCCCCTCATCCAAGGGGGCATGTCCATCCGGGTGTCCACCTCCGAGCTGGCCGCGCCGGTGGCCGAATGCGGAGGCATCGGCACCATCGGCGGCTCCTCGATCCCGGTGGAGGATCTGAAAGCCGACATCCGCAAAGCCAAGAGCCAAACGAAGGGCGTCATCGCGGTGAACATCATGTTCGCCATGAAGAACTTCGTCAATCTGGTGGCCGCGTCCATCGAGGCCGGTGCCGACATGATCGTCACCGGAGCCGGCTTCTCCCGGGATATCTTCAAGGTCGGCCGGGAGACCAACACGCCCATCGTCTCCATCGTTTCCTCGCCCGCCTTTGCCCAGCTGGCCGAGCGGATGGGCGCCGCCGCCATCGTCGTCGAGGCCAAAGAGGCGGGCGGGCATCTCGGCACCGACGTGGCCTTGCGGGAGCTCTTCCCGGAGATCCGCAGGGTGGTGACGAAGGTGCCGCTCATCGCGGCTGGCGGCATCACCAACGGCGCCGAGATGGCGGAGCTCATGGACAAGTATGGTGCGGACGGGGTGCAGGTGGCCACCCGCTTCATCCTCACCAAAGAGTGCGCCGTCTCCGACGTCTTCAAGCAGACGCTCCTGGCGGCCAGGCGCGAGGACGTGGTCGTCATCCGCTCGCCGGTCGGCATGCCGGGCCGGGCCCTGGCCACCCCCTTCGTGCAGCGGCTGAGCCGCAACGAGGACGTTGCCACCAAGGACTGCCGCTACGTCTGCCTCAAGCACTGCGACCACCGTTACTGCATCAGCGATCGCCTCATCCGGGCCCGGGACGGAGACTACCAGGAGGGCCTCTTCTTCACCGGCGAGAATGTCTATAAGATGAAGGAGATCCTTACCGTCCGCCAAGTCTTCGACGAGTTCATCTCCGAAGCCGAATCCCTCTACAAGGAGCCGTGCGCTCCCTGGGCGCCCCAGGACACCGGACACTGCCCCGCCGCATGA
- a CDS encoding poly(A) polymerase: MTVSPDSAPPPAAAIEPRRIPRAEHPISRRFIDREALKVMYRLKDAGFIAYLVGGGVRDLYLGKTPKDFDIGTDARPGQVRKLFRNSRIIGRRFRLVQIIFPGGKIVEVSTFRSQAEFELGGEEPTLGPDNTFGTPEEDAWRRDLTINALFYSLDDLSIIDYTGGVRDLDAGIIRAIGDPDRRFHRDPVRMLRAIRHAARNSFTIEPVTWAAILSHGEKLALCPVSRLRDEVTKDLRGGASRTWGALAVSSGLFGVLFPAYGEILPGHAELEAGLTAALGVVDRLQREGVELDEATILGLVALPRIRQTLATLWPTDPRQKSGAFAARIQDEVERILAPLEFKRATRDRASLLLATYPFFDSLRLSGAWPKRLARKSYFPDCVAFCQLAAEAAGGPAVAQDQVLASRRPEGERPDQPRRDRRHGRAPVLGRRGKGGIFGLKKE; the protein is encoded by the coding sequence ATGACCGTTTCCCCCGACAGCGCTCCCCCGCCGGCCGCGGCCATCGAGCCCCGGCGCATCCCCCGCGCGGAACATCCCATCTCCCGCCGCTTCATCGACCGGGAGGCCCTGAAGGTGATGTACCGGCTGAAGGATGCCGGCTTCATCGCCTATCTGGTGGGTGGCGGAGTGCGGGATCTGTATCTGGGCAAAACCCCCAAGGACTTCGACATCGGCACCGACGCCCGGCCCGGCCAGGTCCGCAAGCTCTTCCGCAACAGCCGGATCATCGGCCGCCGCTTCCGTCTGGTGCAGATCATCTTCCCGGGGGGCAAGATCGTCGAGGTCTCCACCTTCCGCAGCCAGGCCGAGTTCGAGCTGGGGGGCGAGGAGCCGACCCTGGGGCCGGACAACACCTTCGGCACCCCGGAGGAGGACGCCTGGCGCCGGGATCTGACCATCAACGCCCTGTTCTACTCCCTGGACGACCTCAGCATCATCGACTACACCGGTGGCGTCCGGGACCTGGATGCCGGCATCATCCGTGCCATCGGCGATCCGGACCGGCGCTTCCACCGGGACCCGGTGCGGATGCTGCGGGCGATCCGCCACGCCGCTCGCAACAGCTTCACCATCGAGCCCGTCACCTGGGCGGCCATCCTGAGCCATGGGGAGAAGCTGGCCTTGTGTCCGGTCTCCCGGCTGCGAGACGAGGTCACGAAGGACTTGCGGGGTGGTGCCAGCCGCACCTGGGGCGCCCTGGCCGTAAGCTCCGGGCTCTTCGGTGTCCTCTTCCCGGCTTACGGGGAGATCCTGCCCGGCCATGCCGAGCTGGAGGCGGGCCTGACCGCTGCCTTGGGGGTGGTGGATCGGCTGCAGCGGGAGGGGGTGGAACTGGACGAGGCCACCATCCTGGGCCTCGTGGCCCTGCCCCGGATCCGGCAGACGCTGGCCACGCTCTGGCCAACCGACCCGCGGCAGAAGAGCGGTGCCTTTGCCGCCCGTATCCAGGACGAGGTGGAACGGATCCTGGCCCCCCTGGAATTCAAGCGAGCCACCCGGGACCGCGCCAGCCTCCTTCTGGCCACCTACCCTTTCTTCGACTCCCTGCGCCTGAGCGGCGCCTGGCCGAAAAGGCTGGCCCGCAAGAGCTACTTCCCCGACTGCGTGGCCTTCTGCCAGCTGGCCGCGGAGGCGGCGGGCGGCCCGGCTGTGGCCCAGGATCAGGTGCTGGCCAGCCGCCGGCCGGAAGGCGAGCGGCCGGACCAGCCCCGGCGGGACCGCCGCCACGGCCGCGCTCCGGTGCTGGGCCGCCGGGGCAAAGGCGGCATCTTCGGTCTCAAGAAGGAATAA
- the bioB gene encoding biotin synthase BioB, producing MPPSLSQVAQWRQLPFLTLVGLAQAAKLRHRGQAVALCSIVNAKSGACSEDCAFCVQSAHFHDCRPPVYPLKSHDELVAAARQARADGAQHFSIVTSGRGLPKAEVLRVAAAVTAIRSEVGITPCASLGILDAGDLARLRDAGLVRYHHNLEAAPSFFPRICSTHTFAERVATIEAAQQVGLEVCSGGIFGLGEGEEERIELALFLAGLGVQSVPLNVLIPLPGTPLADQPPPAVLELLRAIALYRLIMPALPIRLAAGRETVLADFLGLALLAGADGMMIGGYLTQRGRPPALDLALVREMHQLWSA from the coding sequence ATGCCTCCCTCCCTGTCCCAGGTGGCCCAGTGGCGGCAGCTGCCCTTCCTGACGCTGGTGGGCTTGGCCCAGGCCGCCAAGCTCCGGCACCGGGGCCAGGCGGTCGCCCTGTGCTCAATCGTCAACGCCAAGTCCGGCGCCTGCAGCGAAGACTGTGCCTTCTGCGTCCAGTCCGCCCATTTCCACGACTGCCGGCCGCCGGTCTACCCCCTCAAGAGCCACGACGAGCTGGTGGCGGCCGCCCGCCAGGCCCGGGCGGACGGGGCGCAGCACTTCTCCATCGTCACCAGCGGCCGCGGCCTGCCCAAGGCCGAGGTGCTGCGGGTGGCCGCGGCCGTCACCGCCATCCGCAGCGAGGTGGGCATTACCCCCTGCGCCTCCCTGGGGATCCTCGATGCCGGCGACCTGGCCCGCCTGCGGGACGCTGGCCTCGTCCGCTACCATCACAACCTGGAGGCGGCGCCTTCCTTTTTCCCCCGCATCTGCTCCACCCACACCTTCGCCGAGCGGGTGGCCACCATTGAGGCGGCCCAGCAGGTGGGGCTGGAGGTCTGCAGCGGCGGCATCTTCGGCCTGGGCGAGGGGGAGGAGGAGCGCATCGAGCTGGCCCTTTTCCTGGCTGGCCTGGGGGTGCAGTCGGTGCCGCTCAACGTGCTCATCCCGTTACCGGGCACGCCCCTGGCCGACCAACCGCCGCCCGCTGTCCTGGAGCTGCTGCGGGCCATCGCCCTCTACCGCCTGATCATGCCGGCGCTGCCGATCCGGCTGGCCGCCGGCCGGGAGACGGTGCTGGCCGATTTTCTGGGCCTGGCCCTCCTGGCCGGCGCAGACGGCATGATGATCGGCGGCTATCTCACCCAGCGGGGCCGGCCACCGGCCCTGGACCTCGCCCTGGTCCGGGAGATGCACCAGCTGTGGAGCGCCTGA
- a CDS encoding 8-amino-7-oxononanoate synthase has protein sequence MERLTAALAQQQATVGLRELVPLVPLADGRVAVPGHPTPWLDFSSNDYLGYSQHPEVKAAAAAALDRYGAGAGASRLMSGDRPLFHELEDALARLVGCESALLFGAGFLANTGVIPVLVGRGDTVLADRASHASLLDGCRLAGARLIRFRHNDAGHLEELLIRERPRCRQALIVAESLYSMDGDLAPLADLVAMKHRFDAMLLVDEAHSVGVFGARGGGLLEELGLAAGADVVIGTLGKALGSSGAFAAGSRLLRQALINQARTFIFSTAPPPAAAAAALAAVALLAREPERRRDLRVRAAGFRQALAAAGLAMGPALAQIQPILVGDSLRAVALRDRLRREGLFVTAVRPPTVPAGTARIRFSVTWQHSAEQLAATARQVAAACQGIES, from the coding sequence GTGGAGCGCCTGACGGCGGCCCTGGCCCAGCAGCAGGCCACGGTCGGGCTGCGGGAGCTGGTGCCCCTGGTGCCCCTGGCGGATGGGCGGGTGGCCGTGCCCGGCCACCCCACCCCTTGGCTCGATTTCTCCTCCAACGACTATCTGGGCTATTCCCAGCATCCGGAGGTCAAGGCCGCGGCGGCGGCGGCCCTTGACCGCTACGGCGCCGGCGCCGGCGCCTCCCGGCTCATGAGCGGCGACCGGCCGCTCTTCCACGAGCTGGAGGACGCCCTGGCCCGCCTCGTCGGCTGCGAGAGCGCCCTCCTTTTCGGCGCCGGCTTCCTGGCCAACACCGGCGTCATCCCGGTTCTGGTCGGCCGCGGTGATACCGTGCTCGCCGACCGGGCCAGCCATGCCTCCCTCCTGGACGGCTGCCGCCTGGCCGGCGCCCGCCTGATCCGCTTCCGCCACAACGATGCCGGCCACCTCGAAGAGCTCCTCATCCGGGAGCGCCCACGCTGCCGCCAGGCCCTGATTGTGGCGGAAAGCCTCTACTCCATGGACGGCGATCTGGCGCCTCTGGCCGATCTGGTAGCCATGAAGCACCGCTTCGACGCCATGCTGCTGGTGGACGAGGCCCACAGCGTGGGCGTCTTCGGTGCCCGCGGCGGCGGGCTGCTGGAAGAGCTGGGCTTGGCGGCGGGCGCCGACGTGGTGATCGGCACCCTGGGCAAGGCCCTGGGGAGCAGCGGCGCCTTTGCCGCCGGCAGCAGGCTCCTCCGCCAGGCGCTCATCAACCAGGCCCGCACCTTCATCTTCTCCACCGCGCCGCCGCCAGCGGCCGCAGCAGCGGCCCTGGCCGCCGTGGCCCTCCTGGCCCGGGAGCCGGAACGGCGCCGGGATCTGCGGGTGCGGGCCGCCGGCTTCCGGCAGGCGCTTGCGGCGGCCGGCCTGGCCATGGGGCCTGCCTTGGCCCAGATTCAACCCATTCTGGTGGGGGACAGCCTGCGGGCAGTGGCTCTGCGGGATCGCTTGCGGCGGGAAGGTCTGTTCGTCACCGCGGTCCGGCCGCCGACCGTGCCTGCCGGCACCGCCCGGATCCGCTTCTCGGTGACCTGGCAGCACAGCGCCGAGCAGCTGGCGGCAACGGCCCGCCAGGTGGCGGCCGCCTGCCAGGGGATCGAATCCTGA
- a CDS encoding alpha/beta fold hydrolase yields the protein MPGPATGIVFLPGWGFDVQVASLAGLSGVLGPEGFLDPASLVPDLASGLDAWGPAPVHLVGWSLGGYLALSFAQAQPARVASLTLVGMRASWPAAEIDALAARFQADPADFLAWFRRLALLGLPAGWQRFQELPALPLDAEARKRLLAGLSCLAGRIPRPVAGIPTRILHGAKDRIAPPAEALSFPGCPPRLLPRAGHLPFLRGLVGPV from the coding sequence ATGCCCGGTCCGGCAACCGGCATCGTCTTCCTGCCGGGCTGGGGCTTCGACGTCCAGGTCGCGTCCCTGGCTGGCCTTTCCGGGGTGCTGGGTCCGGAAGGCTTCCTGGACCCGGCCTCGCTGGTGCCGGACCTCGCCAGCGGCCTCGATGCCTGGGGGCCGGCGCCGGTGCATCTGGTGGGCTGGTCCCTGGGCGGGTATCTGGCCCTAAGCTTCGCCCAGGCCCAGCCGGCTCGGGTGGCCTCCCTGACCCTGGTGGGGATGCGCGCCTCCTGGCCAGCGGCGGAGATCGACGCGCTGGCCGCCCGCTTCCAGGCTGATCCGGCCGACTTCCTGGCCTGGTTCCGGCGCCTGGCGCTCCTGGGCCTGCCGGCAGGCTGGCAGCGTTTCCAGGAGCTGCCGGCCCTGCCCCTGGACGCCGAGGCCCGGAAACGGCTCCTCGCCGGCCTTTCCTGTCTGGCCGGCCGCATCCCCCGGCCGGTGGCCGGCATCCCCACCCGCATCCTCCACGGCGCCAAGGACCGCATTGCCCCGCCGGCGGAGGCCCTCTCCTTCCCTGGCTGCCCGCCGCGGCTCCTGCCCCGGGCCGGCCACCTGCCTTTTCTGCGCGGGTTGGTCGGACCGGTCTGA
- a CDS encoding ammonium transporter — MTLLASPGQPWAAAEATDTGTTAWMLVSTALVLLMVPGLAMFYGGLVRAKNVLGTMMHSFVAMAVIGVLWVACGYALAFGGSIAGGFVGWNRDYLFLAGIDDSMVNGIPEYVLAMFQGKFAIITPALISGALAERITFRGWIMFIILWFLMVYLPLCHWIWAPDGWLFKAGAAGVIDLAGGLVIHVSAGVSALVAAIYLGPRKGFPRLAMPPNNLVMTMVGAGLLWVGWFGFNAGSTVQSGLDTARALTMTQVSAASGALTWLVVEALHFRKATSLGFVSGILAGLVAITPAAGVVQPTGAMTLGALSALACYGALMLKSRLGYDDSLDCFGIHGVGSGLGVLALSFFIRDSWMAKAAAAAGSWSAWDQLRVQLTGMGATVALATVATLVICFLVQRTVGFRVDEGQEFEGLDYALHGERGYGFMLSDK; from the coding sequence GCCGCGGCCGAGGCCACCGATACCGGCACCACCGCCTGGATGCTGGTCTCCACCGCCCTGGTTCTGCTCATGGTGCCGGGGCTGGCCATGTTCTATGGCGGCCTGGTGCGAGCCAAGAACGTCCTGGGCACCATGATGCACTCCTTCGTGGCCATGGCGGTGATCGGCGTCCTGTGGGTGGCCTGCGGCTATGCCCTGGCCTTCGGCGGCAGCATCGCCGGCGGCTTCGTCGGCTGGAATCGCGACTATCTCTTCCTGGCCGGCATCGACGACAGCATGGTGAACGGCATCCCGGAGTATGTCCTGGCCATGTTCCAGGGCAAATTCGCCATCATCACCCCGGCCCTGATCAGCGGCGCCCTGGCGGAGCGGATCACCTTCCGGGGCTGGATCATGTTCATCATCTTGTGGTTCCTCATGGTCTATCTGCCCCTGTGCCACTGGATCTGGGCCCCGGACGGCTGGCTGTTCAAGGCCGGCGCCGCCGGGGTGATCGATCTGGCCGGCGGCCTGGTGATCCACGTTTCCGCCGGCGTCTCGGCCCTGGTAGCGGCCATCTATCTCGGGCCCCGCAAGGGCTTCCCCCGCCTGGCCATGCCCCCCAACAATCTTGTCATGACCATGGTCGGGGCCGGCCTCCTGTGGGTAGGCTGGTTCGGGTTCAACGCCGGCTCCACCGTGCAAAGCGGCCTGGACACCGCCCGGGCCCTGACCATGACCCAGGTGTCGGCGGCCAGCGGCGCCCTCACCTGGCTGGTGGTCGAGGCCCTGCACTTCCGGAAGGCCACCTCCCTGGGCTTCGTCTCCGGAATCCTGGCCGGCCTGGTGGCCATCACCCCGGCGGCCGGGGTGGTGCAGCCCACCGGGGCTATGACCCTGGGGGCGCTCTCGGCCCTGGCCTGCTACGGCGCCCTGATGCTGAAATCCCGGCTCGGCTACGACGACTCCCTGGACTGCTTCGGCATCCACGGCGTCGGCTCCGGCCTCGGCGTCCTGGCCCTGTCCTTCTTCATCCGGGATTCCTGGATGGCCAAGGCGGCGGCAGCGGCCGGCAGCTGGAGCGCCTGGGACCAGCTCCGGGTGCAGCTCACCGGCATGGGGGCTACGGTCGCTCTGGCAACGGTGGCGACCCTGGTCATCTGCTTCCTGGTGCAGCGGACGGTGGGCTTCCGGGTGGACGAGGGGCAGGAATTCGAAGGCCTGGACTACGCCCTGCACGGCGAGCGGGGCTACGGCTTCATGCTTTCCGACAAGTAG